In the genome of Xanthomonas translucens pv. cerealis, one region contains:
- a CDS encoding glycoside hydrolase family 5 protein, whose protein sequence is MSMSSKSRLTRCVLAAALLAASGSAWSYAINGGKVVDDKGNAVQLRGVNWFGLDGNVHTVHGLWARNWKDMITQMQGLGFNAVRLPFCPQTLNGTAPSSIDYGLNPDLHGLSALQVMDKVINELSRRGMYVLLDHHTPDCNAISELWYTSSYSEQQWLKDLSFVAKRYARVPGVIGLDLKNEPHGAATWGSGNASTDWNKAAERASAAVLKVAPKWLILVEGISDSANCSSSGGHFWGGNLEPLACTALKIPANRLLLAPHVYGPDVFMQSYFSASNFPANMPAIWERHFGQFAKSGHALLLGEFGGKYGQGNALDVQWHNALVDYLIGKGIHSGFYWSWNPNSNDTGGILNDDWKSVRTDKVTLLKKLWGDSSSSTPTPTAALSPALTSSQGGASFSTKTVVDSDWNAGYCHRVQVTNTGKASGNWAVSLSIGGAVNNLWNATWTQSGSTLNAAGVGWNKTLAPGASAEFGFCAAR, encoded by the coding sequence ATGTCGATGTCGAGCAAATCCCGTCTCACCCGCTGCGTACTGGCCGCAGCGTTGCTGGCGGCAAGCGGTTCGGCATGGAGCTACGCCATCAATGGCGGCAAGGTCGTAGACGACAAGGGCAACGCCGTGCAGCTGCGCGGCGTCAACTGGTTCGGTTTGGATGGCAACGTGCACACCGTGCACGGCCTGTGGGCGCGCAACTGGAAAGACATGATCACGCAGATGCAGGGCCTGGGCTTCAACGCGGTGCGCCTGCCGTTCTGCCCGCAGACCTTGAACGGCACCGCGCCGAGCAGCATCGACTACGGCCTCAATCCGGACCTGCATGGCCTGAGCGCGCTGCAGGTGATGGACAAGGTGATCAACGAACTCAGCCGCCGCGGCATGTACGTGCTGCTCGACCACCACACCCCGGACTGCAATGCGATTTCCGAGCTGTGGTACACCTCCTCCTACAGCGAGCAGCAGTGGCTCAAGGACCTGAGCTTCGTCGCCAAGCGCTACGCACGCGTGCCGGGCGTGATCGGCCTGGACCTGAAGAACGAGCCGCATGGCGCGGCCACCTGGGGCAGCGGCAATGCAAGCACCGACTGGAACAAGGCCGCCGAACGCGCTTCGGCGGCGGTGCTGAAGGTGGCGCCCAAATGGCTGATCCTTGTCGAGGGCATAAGTGATAGCGCTAACTGCTCCAGCAGCGGCGGCCACTTCTGGGGCGGCAACCTTGAGCCGCTGGCCTGCACCGCGCTGAAGATCCCGGCCAACCGCCTGCTGCTGGCACCGCATGTATACGGTCCGGACGTGTTCATGCAGTCCTATTTCAGCGCCTCCAATTTCCCGGCCAATATGCCGGCGATCTGGGAGCGGCATTTCGGCCAGTTCGCCAAATCCGGGCATGCCTTGCTGCTGGGCGAGTTCGGCGGCAAGTACGGCCAGGGCAATGCGCTGGACGTGCAGTGGCACAACGCGCTGGTCGACTACCTGATCGGCAAGGGCATCCACAGCGGCTTCTACTGGTCGTGGAATCCGAACAGCAACGACACCGGCGGCATCCTCAACGACGACTGGAAGTCGGTACGCACCGACAAGGTCACCCTGCTGAAGAAACTGTGGGGCGATTCCAGCAGTTCGACACCGACGCCCACTGCTGCCCTCAGTCCTGCGCTCACATCCAGCCAGGGCGGCGCCAGCTTCAGCACCAAGACCGTGGTGGACAGCGACTGGAATGCCGGCTATTGCCACCGCGTGCAGGTGACCAACACCGGCAAGGCCAGCGGCAACTGGGCGGTCAGCCTGTCGATCGGCGGCGCCGTCAACAACCTGTGGAATGCGACGTGGACGCAGTCCGGCAGCACGCTCAACGCTGCCGGCGTAGGCTGGAACAAGACCCTGGCCCCCGGCGCCAGCGCCGAATTCGGCTTCTGCGCCGCGCGCTGA
- a CDS encoding M16 family metallopeptidase — protein MLRPLSLLISSILILGAGAAIAPASAAPPALAAKATVPEIAYTRFTLPNGLTVVVHEDHKAPVVAVSIWYHIGSGDEPAGKTGFAHLFEHLMFSGSENHKGTYFEPFEKVGATDMNGTTWFDRTNYFETVPTTALDMALWMESDRMGHLLGAIGQKELDTQRGVVQNEKRQGENRPYGRVDENILANLFPANHPYQHDTIGSMADLDAASLDDVKQWFHDNYGAANTTLVLAGDITVAQAKAKAEQYFGDIPAGRPVPRQQPWITPLARQTRGVQHDHVAQPRLYRTWVVPQLGSDDAVQLDLATTVLGGGKTSRLYQRLVYRDNLVDDVSASIQPFALASQLQISADVKDGVDPAKVEAAIADELQKFLAEGPSADELQRAQIAARASFVRGLEEVGGKAAILAEGQVYRNDPGAYQHDLQRIQAATAASVRKAADTWFGKGDYLLTVLPAGDGFDPAAEDKAVKPLPVAAGKPAPKLPAKASYSVGKNQVDRATGIPETSQFPSLSFPQLQRGKLKNGIQVVLAERHTIPVTQIELLFDAGYAADHGHKPGTASFSAALMNESTASLDSVEVAQRRQHLGAITAVGCNLDACSASLNALNDQLQPSLQLFADIVRNPAFKASDIERIRGQWLAGIAQEKTKPTKLAMRALPPLLYGTTHPYGIPLTGSGTEAAIQSLDARDLQAFHDQWLRPDNLRILVAGDTTLAQIVPQLDAVFGDWKAPDTALPKKDLRNVAAQPAPRVYLMNRPDAPQSVIMAGLLAPSTKAPGNLAIDVANDAFGGTFTSRLNMNLREDKRWAYGANSFMLDAQGQRPFLFFAPVQTDKTAESAAEILKEAKAVVGAKPLTAEEIANIKNQRIRALPGSYETTGAVLGAVESIVQYGRADDYVQTLKVRLEGIDQNAAEAAIKDIVAPQAMTWVIVGDLKQIEAPVRALKLGQVQVLDSDGQPVKANAAKQ, from the coding sequence ATGCTCCGACCTTTGTCGCTGTTGATCTCCAGCATCCTCATCCTCGGCGCTGGCGCCGCCATCGCCCCGGCCAGCGCCGCGCCGCCGGCGCTGGCGGCCAAGGCCACCGTGCCGGAGATCGCCTACACCCGCTTCACCCTGCCCAACGGCCTGACCGTGGTGGTGCATGAAGACCACAAGGCGCCGGTGGTGGCGGTGAGCATCTGGTATCACATCGGCTCCGGCGACGAGCCGGCCGGCAAGACCGGCTTCGCCCATCTGTTCGAGCACCTGATGTTCTCCGGCTCGGAGAACCACAAGGGCACCTATTTCGAGCCGTTCGAAAAGGTCGGCGCCACCGACATGAACGGCACCACCTGGTTCGACCGCACCAACTACTTCGAGACCGTGCCGACCACCGCGCTGGACATGGCGCTGTGGATGGAATCGGACCGCATGGGCCACCTGCTCGGCGCGATCGGGCAGAAGGAACTGGATACCCAGCGCGGCGTGGTGCAGAACGAGAAGCGCCAGGGCGAGAACCGCCCGTACGGGCGCGTGGACGAGAACATCCTGGCCAACCTCTTCCCGGCCAACCACCCGTACCAGCACGACACCATCGGCTCGATGGCCGACCTCGACGCGGCCTCGCTGGACGACGTCAAGCAGTGGTTCCACGACAACTACGGCGCCGCCAACACCACCCTGGTGCTGGCCGGCGACATCACCGTGGCCCAGGCGAAGGCCAAGGCCGAGCAGTATTTCGGCGACATCCCCGCCGGCAGGCCGGTGCCGCGCCAGCAGCCGTGGATCACCCCGCTGGCCAGGCAGACCCGCGGCGTGCAGCACGACCACGTCGCGCAGCCGCGCCTCTACCGCACCTGGGTGGTGCCGCAGCTGGGCAGCGACGACGCCGTGCAGCTGGACCTGGCCACCACCGTGCTCGGCGGCGGCAAGACCAGCCGCCTGTACCAGCGCCTGGTGTACCGCGACAATCTGGTGGACGACGTCTCGGCCAGCATCCAGCCGTTCGCGCTGGCCAGCCAGCTGCAGATCAGCGCCGACGTGAAGGACGGCGTGGACCCGGCCAAGGTCGAGGCCGCCATCGCCGACGAATTGCAGAAGTTCCTGGCCGAAGGCCCGAGCGCCGACGAACTGCAGCGCGCGCAGATCGCTGCACGCGCCAGCTTCGTGCGCGGCCTGGAGGAGGTCGGCGGCAAGGCCGCGATCCTGGCCGAGGGCCAGGTCTACCGCAACGATCCGGGCGCCTACCAGCACGACCTGCAGCGCATCCAGGCCGCCACCGCGGCCAGCGTGCGCAAGGCCGCCGACACCTGGTTCGGCAAGGGCGACTACCTGCTGACCGTACTGCCGGCCGGCGACGGCTTCGACCCGGCGGCCGAGGACAAGGCAGTCAAGCCGCTGCCCGTGGCCGCAGGCAAGCCAGCACCCAAGCTACCGGCCAAGGCCAGCTACAGCGTCGGCAAGAACCAGGTGGACCGCGCCACCGGCATCCCGGAAACCAGCCAGTTCCCGAGCCTGAGCTTCCCGCAGCTGCAGCGCGGCAAGCTCAAGAACGGCATCCAGGTGGTGCTGGCCGAGCGCCACACCATCCCGGTGACCCAGATCGAACTGCTGTTCGACGCCGGCTATGCGGCCGACCATGGGCACAAGCCCGGCACCGCCAGCTTCAGCGCCGCGCTGATGAACGAGAGCACCGCCTCGCTGGATTCGGTGGAAGTGGCGCAGCGCCGCCAGCACCTGGGCGCGATCACCGCAGTGGGCTGCAACCTGGACGCCTGCAGCGCCTCGTTGAATGCGCTCAACGACCAGTTGCAACCCTCGCTGCAACTGTTCGCCGACATCGTGCGCAATCCGGCCTTCAAGGCGTCGGACATCGAGCGCATTCGCGGCCAGTGGCTGGCCGGCATCGCGCAGGAGAAGACCAAGCCCACCAAGCTGGCGATGCGCGCGTTGCCGCCGCTGCTGTACGGCACGACCCACCCCTACGGCATCCCGCTCACCGGCAGCGGTACCGAGGCGGCGATCCAGAGCCTGGATGCGCGCGACCTTCAGGCCTTCCACGACCAATGGCTGCGCCCGGACAACCTGCGCATCCTGGTGGCAGGCGACACCACGCTGGCGCAGATCGTCCCGCAACTGGACGCGGTGTTCGGCGACTGGAAAGCGCCTGACACCGCATTGCCGAAGAAAGACCTGCGCAATGTCGCAGCGCAGCCCGCGCCGCGCGTCTATCTGATGAATCGCCCGGACGCGCCGCAGTCAGTGATCATGGCCGGGTTGCTCGCGCCGTCGACCAAGGCGCCGGGCAACCTGGCCATCGACGTGGCCAACGATGCCTTCGGCGGCACCTTCACCTCGCGGTTGAACATGAACCTGCGCGAGGACAAGCGCTGGGCCTACGGCGCCAACAGCTTCATGCTGGACGCGCAGGGCCAGCGCCCGTTCCTGTTCTTCGCCCCGGTGCAGACCGACAAGACCGCCGAGTCGGCCGCCGAGATCCTGAAGGAAGCCAAGGCCGTGGTCGGCGCCAAGCCGCTGACCGCCGAGGAGATCGCCAACATCAAGAACCAACGCATCCGCGCCCTGCCGGGCAGCTACGAGACCACCGGCGCGGTGCTGGGCGCGGTCGAGAGCATCGTCCAGTACGGGCGTGCGGACGACTACGTGCAGACCCTGAAGGTGCGCCTGGAAGGCATCGACCAGAACGCGGCGGAAGCGGCGATCAAGGACATCGTCGCGCCGCAGGCGATGACCTGGGTCATCGTCGGCGACCTCAAGCAGATCGAGGCGCCGGTACGCGCGCTGAAGCTGGGCCAGGTGCAGGTGCTGGACAGCGACGGCCAGCCGGTCAAGGCGAACGCCGCCAAGCAGTAA
- the treA gene encoding alpha,alpha-trehalase TreA → MSHAAPPCCTPLLSLSLGLLLGNYDTASAQPAPRAMQTARAPAPLTPDLAYPELFQAVQQQELFDDQKHFVDALPLRDPALINADYLAQRQQPGFDLRRFVAANFEESGPVQTEAIRQDTGLREHIDALWPLLVRRQVDVPAHSSLLSLPQPYVVPGGRFREVYYWDSYFTMLGLVESGERERSRQMLDNFAYLIDTYGHIPNGNRSYYLSRSQPPFFSHMVQLQAKVEGDAAYARYLPQLQKEYAYWMQGAQALAPGSAQAHVVRLADGSLLNRYWDARDTPRPEAWLHDVRTAAQAKDRPAAEVYRDLRAGAESGWDYSSRWLGDRKTLATIRTTAIVAVDLNSLLYHLETTLALACKKNPGASGCDTDYAALASARKTAMDKHLWSDAGYYADYDWQQRRLREQVTAAALYPLFVGIASPARAKRSADTVQAQLLRPGGLATTRLHTGQQWDEPNGWAPLQWIAVDGLRRYGQDALAQRIGSRFLARVQALFAQQHKLVEKYGVDAKAQGGGGGEYALQDGFGWTNGVTLLLLDLYAKPAIAAPPAAAAQRHAQPEPATP, encoded by the coding sequence ATGAGCCATGCCGCTCCTCCCTGTTGCACGCCGCTGCTGAGCCTGTCGCTGGGCCTGCTGCTGGGCAACTACGACACCGCCTCGGCGCAGCCCGCGCCGCGCGCGATGCAGACCGCGCGGGCGCCGGCGCCGCTGACCCCGGACCTGGCCTATCCCGAACTGTTCCAGGCCGTGCAGCAGCAGGAACTGTTCGACGACCAAAAGCACTTCGTCGATGCGTTGCCGCTGCGCGACCCGGCGCTGATCAACGCCGACTACCTGGCCCAGCGCCAGCAGCCGGGCTTCGACCTGCGCCGCTTCGTCGCCGCCAACTTCGAGGAATCCGGCCCGGTGCAGACCGAGGCGATCCGCCAAGACACCGGCCTGCGCGAGCACATCGATGCGCTGTGGCCGCTGCTGGTGCGGCGCCAGGTGGACGTGCCGGCGCACAGCAGCCTGCTGTCGCTGCCGCAGCCCTACGTGGTGCCGGGCGGGCGCTTCCGCGAGGTCTACTACTGGGATTCGTACTTCACCATGCTCGGCCTGGTCGAGAGCGGCGAACGCGAACGCAGCCGGCAAATGCTGGACAACTTCGCCTACCTGATCGACACCTACGGGCACATCCCCAACGGCAACCGCAGCTACTACCTGAGCCGCTCGCAGCCGCCGTTCTTCTCGCACATGGTGCAGCTGCAGGCCAAGGTGGAAGGCGACGCCGCCTATGCGCGCTACCTGCCGCAGCTGCAGAAGGAATACGCGTACTGGATGCAGGGCGCGCAGGCGCTGGCGCCGGGCAGCGCGCAGGCGCACGTGGTGCGGCTGGCCGACGGCAGCCTGCTCAACCGCTACTGGGACGCGCGCGACACGCCGCGCCCGGAAGCCTGGCTGCACGACGTGCGCACTGCGGCACAGGCCAAGGACCGCCCCGCCGCCGAGGTCTACCGCGATCTGCGCGCCGGCGCCGAGAGCGGCTGGGACTATTCCAGCCGCTGGCTCGGCGACCGCAAGACCCTGGCCACCATCCGCACCACCGCCATCGTCGCGGTCGATCTCAACAGCCTGCTCTACCACCTCGAAACCACCCTGGCCCTGGCCTGCAAAAAGAACCCGGGCGCTTCGGGCTGCGACACCGACTACGCGGCCCTGGCCAGCGCGCGCAAGACCGCGATGGACAAGCACCTGTGGAGCGATGCCGGCTACTACGCCGACTACGACTGGCAACAGCGCCGGCTGCGCGAACAGGTCACCGCCGCGGCGCTGTATCCGCTGTTCGTCGGCATCGCCTCGCCGGCGCGCGCCAAGCGCAGCGCCGACACTGTGCAGGCGCAGCTGCTGCGTCCCGGCGGCCTGGCCACCACCCGCCTGCATACCGGTCAGCAATGGGACGAACCCAACGGCTGGGCGCCGCTGCAATGGATCGCGGTGGACGGCCTGCGCCGCTACGGCCAGGACGCGCTGGCGCAGCGCATCGGCAGCCGCTTCCTGGCGCGGGTGCAGGCGCTGTTCGCGCAGCAGCACAAGCTGGTGGAGAAGTACGGCGTCGACGCCAAGGCCCAGGGCGGCGGCGGCGGCGAATATGCGCTGCAGGACGGCTTCGGCTGGACCAACGGCGTGACCCTGCTGTTGCTGGACCTGTATGCGAAACCGGCCATCGCCGCGCCGCCCGCAGCGGCGGCGCAGCGCCACGCACAGCCGGAGCCGGCCACGCCCTGA
- a CDS encoding lytic transglycosylase domain-containing protein: MRCARTLLSLLLCCCAVAAAQARTVYRCVRDGTVSLATAPEPGSRCTPKELDDAAIATPNLWGSMGVFSGTLYEREQDGRLVYSTRNLPGARAYLRFTAVTPPGEAAHPGLGKVGAPQLNMHAKQFRAAARATGVDDPWLRAIAHAESGFDAAAVSPKGAQGVMQLMPEVAKEYGVADPFAADQSIAGGARYMQSLLRRYQGDRTLAAAAYNAGIGTVARYRGVPPYAETRGYIDKVMALYQRYREAMGTRTEAPAQ; this comes from the coding sequence ATGCGCTGTGCCCGAACGCTGCTGAGCCTGCTGCTGTGCTGCTGCGCCGTTGCTGCGGCGCAGGCGCGCACGGTGTACCGCTGCGTGCGCGACGGCACGGTCAGCCTGGCGACCGCGCCGGAGCCGGGGTCGCGCTGCACGCCGAAGGAACTGGACGATGCCGCGATCGCCACGCCCAATCTGTGGGGCAGCATGGGCGTGTTCAGCGGCACCCTGTACGAACGCGAGCAGGACGGGCGCCTGGTGTATTCCACGCGCAATCTGCCGGGGGCGCGCGCGTACCTGCGCTTCACCGCGGTCACCCCGCCGGGCGAGGCGGCGCATCCGGGACTGGGCAAGGTCGGCGCGCCGCAGTTGAACATGCACGCCAAGCAGTTCCGCGCCGCGGCGCGCGCTACCGGGGTGGACGATCCGTGGCTGCGCGCGATCGCGCATGCCGAAAGCGGCTTCGACGCCGCGGCGGTGTCGCCCAAGGGCGCGCAGGGCGTGATGCAGCTGATGCCCGAAGTGGCGAAGGAATACGGCGTGGCCGATCCGTTCGCCGCCGACCAGTCGATCGCCGGGGGTGCGCGCTACATGCAATCGCTGCTGCGCCGCTACCAGGGCGACCGCACCCTGGCCGCGGCCGCCTACAACGCCGGCATCGGCACCGTGGCGCGCTACCGCGGCGTGCCGCCATATGCGGAAACCCGCGGCTACATCGACAAGGTGATGGCGCTGTACCAGCGCTACCGCGAAGCGATGGGGACCAGGACGGAAGCGCCGGCGCAGTAG